CGATGGCATACAGGGCGCGAAAGGCCTCGAAGAGCACGGCCCGCTGCTGGAGAACGTTGCCCGGCTCGCCCAGCGGGTGACCGAAGGGCCACTTGAGAAAGACGCTGCGTGGCGGCCGGACTCGGGCCGTGTAGTCGCGGACGATGGTGACTCCGATGGTAGGGATGCCGGCCCGCTCGATCTCTCTCTGGATCAGTCCCACGGACTGATTGCAGATTCCTCAGGCCGGGGTGAGCAGAACCAGGTCGACCGCGTCCGAGCGGAGCCTGTCGGCGATTTCCCGGGCACTGAATTCGATCAGGGCCGGAATATGACGTCCGGTGATGTGCCCCATGAAACCGAAGTGTCGACGGTTGAGGCTGCCGAGAACCCCCTCGTCGATGAATTCCTGCAGCCGGTCGAGGGGCAGGACGATGTTCAGGTCCTTTTCGGCGTCGGTGTGGTCGTAGTAGTCGTGGGTGATGCGGAAGTCGTGTCGGATGGTCGCGCCGTCCAGCTCCCGCCAGCTCGGATCGCCGTCGGGGTCCTGCATGTCGAAGGCGGGTTGGTTCGCATGGTGAACCCCAGCGG
This is a stretch of genomic DNA from Geothermobacter ehrlichii. It encodes these proteins:
- a CDS encoding glycine/sarcosine/betaine reductase selenoprotein B family protein; this translates as MHSFNRLKNRLIARLITRFPRLARRFINSYRPWESEGQIPWTEPRKPLRDCRLALVTTAGVHHANQPAFDMQDPDGDPSWRELDGATIRHDFRITHDYYDHTDAEKDLNIVLPLDRLQEFIDEGVLGSLNRRHFGFMGHITGRHIPALIEFSAREIADRLRSDAVDLVLLTPA